The DNA window TAAAGGTACAGTCTTAATGCTGTCACAGTCTGAAATGCAGCACTTAACGTTTGCATCTTGTACCATTAATGCTTAATACTTCTGCATTTAACGCTGTCTCGTCGGAAATCTCTTCTTGTTGGCCATGGCTTACGCCAGGAATACGCCTCAAATAGTTTTAGACACAGCGGTGTTAAGTATAGCATTGTAACAGTGTCAAGcgtgatttttaaaattaatttccattatagCATGTAAATCTATCAAGCCTCCTGCTTGTTTGATTGCTGGAATGAAATTCATAGTAACGACTACTTGTTGTTTCAAAGAATATGTAGCCATTTGTTATCAAATGAggacaaaattttatagctTTTGATGTCTCAAATTCgtttataatgataaaaaaaatgataaaaacagaattaataccgcaaataaattatgaatgtaacgtaataaattataagtacGAAATTACTTTGATCGTTTTATCGGCTAGCTTTCGTGGTTTATCACATGGATTACTTTAATCATGCGctattgaatttttcagcTTACTGTCCCTTATCTGACCGTGCTACATATCCATTGGAAAATTTTGAGGCTGATAGACGCTTGTAAATTCTACGAAGCTAGAAGATAGAACtaggaaacagaaaatttctattccgATTATCTTAATGCCCTGAGGCAACAGAAACGTATCAGCGTTTTATAAAGCTACAATTGACAAACTTATACAATTTCAACAAATAGAGGAACATGCGAATTCAGGTCCTTTCTTTGATAAGtagactgcgaatatttatacatttatgacAAATTTGGAAGTCAAAGAATGCATATATGTAATGCGAataatatgcagaaatatagaaaatatacaaagtatagTGCtggttataatattttgtggATAAAACGAATTATAGGTTACTTAggttctattttattaattttattcacagaaatatgaatttgcataaacatccgcggtctattgataaaatatgtttattttgaAACTCATTAGTGATATCATCTATCTCGAGATGACATTTCTTATGCAAAAATCAAACGATTTCATAAATCAAAACCagttttcaatttcctttactttacaatattattatcaacaaaataatttcttttacaggGGCAGGTAATTCAAGTGAAGGATTAAAAGAAGCATCTTCAGTGGCGTTTTTTCAAGCTATCGCGGCCGAAGgaaggaaacaaaaaagaacaCACGATAGGGAGgttgaagaaacgaaaaattgcaGGATACTATTTTTCACTAGCGGACAAATGTTTCGGCTCGGTGAAGTCACGGTATGATCGTATTTACGGTGGGTAAGTAACGAGCTAGCTCGTATTTCTCTGTGTCGTccgtagaaataaatttcaaaaaattacttCTGCGGCTGTACGTTCTGAAAAACGCATCGTCGCGTTTTTTCACAAACTGAGCGAAAAAAAGATGCAAAAAATGGGAGAAGTGGAAAAAATTGTCAGGagttcaataaatatatatcgacGAAAAAcgtgttccttttttttctcgttccgATCGAGAAAAGAGATTTCACAACGTACTAGAAAAAAAGTCAGCCTGAGTAATAGTCAATCGTTAAGTGTGCAAAAGGGTTACTGATTCGTACGACaagttttagaatttttaaccGAAGATTTTAAcctttttgtagaatttttcaagtttaCCTGCTGGCGATAGAAAATCGTTATGATTTATGTTCAGTAGTTCTGTAATGAAAATGCAATCgtgaatttctcttttaataataGTGGTGGGGTATTTTTAAGAATAGGGAAATTTCTCCATGGAAGCTCTAATCGTTCGATGTCATTTGATGATTATCTTGCGAAGAGTGTGACACTAAAAAATCTtagatatttttgtgaaatct is part of the Bombus pyrosoma isolate SC7728 linkage group LG13, ASM1482585v1, whole genome shotgun sequence genome and encodes:
- the LOC122574022 gene encoding uncharacterized protein LOC122574022 isoform X4 — protein: MFISSTLGNRSCSAAINISDPSSSIEYDEWSGCCNFMTFRSTNDSKDLRFPLEEHFNLGAGNSSEGLKEASSVAFFQAIAAEGRKQKRTHDREVEETKNCRILFFTSGQMFRLGEVTV